In the genome of Populus alba chromosome 11, ASM523922v2, whole genome shotgun sequence, one region contains:
- the LOC118031479 gene encoding pentatricopeptide repeat-containing protein At2g20710, mitochondrial isoform X1 — MVYTALLNCYAREKDVEKAEATFKKLTNTGVMRSPLVFNILMHLYFQTADSDNEGMDKILEKMESNGEVFPDWNAYCVAADGCLKAGIMEMAMTMLKKLEEKTKSVAFDTLLKSYARKGNKDELYRIWKPDEKRDKIYNKGKLAFDVG, encoded by the exons ATGGTTTACACAGCTCTTCTCAACTGCTATGCACGTGAAAAAGATGTGGAGAAGGCAGAGGCAACTTTTAAGAAGCTGACGAACACTGGGGTTATGAGGTCCCCTCTAGTTTTCAATATATTGATGCATCTTTACTTCCAGACAG CTGACTCTGACAATGAGGGAATGGATAAGATCCTGGAGAAAATGGAGTCAAATGGGGAGGTGTTTCCAGATTGGAATGCTTATTGCGTTGCAGCAGATGGGTGCTTGAAAGCTGGGATAATGGAAATGGCGATGACAATGCTGAAGAAACttgaggaaaaaacaaagagtgtTGCATTTGATACTCTCCTGAAGTCGTATGccagaaaaggaaataaagatgAGTTGTATCGTATCTGGAAACCTGACGAGAAAAGGGATAAAATCTACAATAAAGGTAAGCTCGCTTTTGATGTTGGATGA
- the LOC118031334 gene encoding E3 ubiquitin-protein ligase RMA1H1 — translation MEFEKYFTQGWKSVSSAATDSENPSGCFDCNICFDFAHEPVVTLCGHLYCWPCIYKWLHVQSASLASDEHPQCPVCKADISHTTMVPLYGRGQGSTEAEGKTPYMGMIIPPRPSACGAQGVVSNTSNTGQRLPYRNPYRNHNYNANPYGSFEEASPSPLLNLGDPAMTGLQQPVVGMFREMVYARVFGPFPNSYHLMGTGSPRLRRHELMADKSLNRISIFLFCCFLLCLIVF, via the coding sequence ATGGaatttgagaaatattttacCCAGGGATGGAAATCAGTGTCAAGTGCGGCAACTGACTCGGAAAATCCCAGTGGTTGTTTCGACTGTAATATCTGTTTTGACTTTGCACATGAGCCAGTAGTCACTCTCTGTGGCCACCTCTACTGCTGGCCCTGCATCTACAAGTGGCTCCACGTCCAGAGCGCCTCGCTGGCCTCCGATGAGCACCCGCAATGCCCAGTTTGCAAGGCTGATATATCTCACACCACCATGGTTCCCCTGTATGGCCGTGGCCAAGGCTCAACCGAAGCAGAAGGCAAGACACCATACATGGGCATGATCATTCCTCCCAGACCATCAGCTTGTGGTGCTCAAGGTGTGGTGTCAAACACATCTAATACCGGCCAGCGGCTTCCATATCGTAATCCTTACCGGAACCATAACTATAATGCTAATCCATACGGCAGTTTCGAAGAGGCTTCCCCATCACCCTTGCTTAATCTTGGAGACCCTGCAATGACCGGTTTGCAGCAACCAGTTGTTGGGATGTTCAGAGAGATGGTGTATGCGAGGGTTTTCGGCCCCTTTCCAAACTCGTATCACTTAATGGGTACTGGTAGCCCTAGGCTGAGAAGGCATGAGCTGATGGCAGACAAGTCATTGAATAGAATCtccatttttctcttttgttgctTTCTTTTATGCCTCattgtattttga
- the LOC118031479 gene encoding pentatricopeptide repeat-containing protein At2g20710, mitochondrial isoform X2: MVYTALLNCYAREKDVEKAEATFKKLTNTGVMRSPLVFNILMHLYFQTADSDNEGMDKILEKMESNGEVFPDWNAYCVAADGCLKAGIMEMAMTMLKKLEEKTKSVAFDTLLKSYARKGNKDELYRIWKPDEKRDKIYNKGIIF; this comes from the exons ATGGTTTACACAGCTCTTCTCAACTGCTATGCACGTGAAAAAGATGTGGAGAAGGCAGAGGCAACTTTTAAGAAGCTGACGAACACTGGGGTTATGAGGTCCCCTCTAGTTTTCAATATATTGATGCATCTTTACTTCCAGACAG CTGACTCTGACAATGAGGGAATGGATAAGATCCTGGAGAAAATGGAGTCAAATGGGGAGGTGTTTCCAGATTGGAATGCTTATTGCGTTGCAGCAGATGGGTGCTTGAAAGCTGGGATAATGGAAATGGCGATGACAATGCTGAAGAAACttgaggaaaaaacaaagagtgtTGCATTTGATACTCTCCTGAAGTCGTATGccagaaaaggaaataaagatgAGTTGTATCGTATCTGGAAACCTGACGAGAAAAGGGATAAAATCTACAATAAAG GAATAATCTTTTAG